From one Thermodesulfovibrionales bacterium genomic stretch:
- a CDS encoding sigma-54 dependent transcriptional regulator, translating to MKNILIVDDDIEIRNLLKEALIMHGYTPVESADGKSAIKEFNSQRFLAVLLDLNMPDMNGLETMQHLREIDPEVPIIFVTAYGDIPTAVEAIKMGAYDFIIKPPKIDRLMITLKNAIQKSELEKKVKRLDAAVESSLEWMLGRSDAMKRVIEQIKQVAWTDFSVILQGETGSGKSFIARAIHNQSRRASEPFITVDLGVIPETLVESELFGHERGAFTGAEKKKAGLFEIANKGTIFIDDLENISPYVQSKLLRVVEEKRFFPLGSTKAVETDVRIIAATNKDIKSLVAEKKFREDLFFRLGEFIIDIPPLRARIEDIGFLARRFATEAAEELNKQIRNISEDALRILEQYPWPGNVRELKNVIRRAVLICEEDIIEKRHIEFLIEPEREKKESIPLMPLKELSAIAVRDVEKRAIEQALKVSGGNKTKAASILQIDYKTLLTKIKEYGLQ from the coding sequence ATGAAAAATATCCTTATAGTGGATGATGATATTGAGATAAGAAATCTTCTTAAAGAAGCCCTCATTATGCATGGATATACACCTGTGGAGTCTGCTGATGGAAAAAGTGCAATAAAGGAATTTAACTCCCAGAGATTTCTTGCCGTATTACTAGATCTCAACATGCCTGATATGAATGGCCTTGAGACCATGCAGCACCTTAGAGAGATAGATCCGGAGGTTCCCATAATATTTGTCACAGCCTATGGAGATATTCCTACTGCTGTTGAGGCCATCAAGATGGGTGCCTATGATTTTATTATAAAACCTCCAAAGATTGACAGACTCATGATCACCCTCAAGAATGCCATACAGAAGTCGGAGCTTGAGAAAAAGGTAAAGAGGCTTGATGCTGCAGTCGAAAGCTCCTTAGAATGGATGCTCGGCAGGAGTGATGCGATGAAGAGGGTGATAGAGCAGATAAAGCAGGTTGCCTGGACAGATTTTTCTGTTATCCTTCAGGGAGAGACCGGCTCTGGCAAATCCTTTATAGCAAGGGCAATACATAATCAGAGCAGAAGGGCTTCTGAGCCCTTTATCACTGTTGACCTTGGTGTCATCCCAGAAACCCTTGTGGAGAGTGAGCTTTTTGGACACGAGAGGGGTGCCTTTACAGGTGCTGAAAAGAAAAAGGCAGGACTTTTTGAGATTGCCAATAAAGGGACCATATTTATTGATGACCTTGAAAATATCTCTCCCTATGTTCAGAGCAAGCTTCTCAGGGTAGTTGAGGAGAAGAGGTTTTTTCCACTTGGAAGCACAAAGGCAGTGGAGACTGATGTGAGAATTATAGCTGCAACCAATAAAGATATAAAGAGCCTTGTTGCAGAGAAAAAATTCAGGGAAGATCTTTTCTTCAGGCTTGGTGAGTTTATTATAGACATTCCACCACTAAGGGCAAGGATTGAGGATATAGGATTCTTAGCAAGGAGATTTGCCACAGAGGCGGCAGAGGAATTAAATAAACAGATAAGGAACATTTCTGAAGATGCCCTAAGGATACTTGAGCAATATCCCTGGCCCGGTAATGTGAGGGAGCTCAAGAATGTGATAAGAAGGGCTGTCCTTATCTGCGAAGAAGACATTATTGAAAAGAGACATATAGAATTCCTTATAGAGCCAGAGAGAGAAAAAAAGGAGAGCATTCCCCTTATGCCCCTGAAGGAACTTTCAGCCATTGCTGTGCGTGATGTTGAGAAGAGGGCTATTGAACAGGCACTGAAGGTATCAGGTGGAAATAAAACAAAGGCAGCCTCTATTTTACAGATTGACTACAAGACCCTTCTTACAAAAATAAAAGAGTACGGGCTTCAGTAA
- a CDS encoding STAS domain-containing protein: MWGIVTLQGDLTIAQVPEFMQDLRVAMRVWDEIVLDIKDVNRVDVAALQMLLAAVKECEKNGKKLTIQKTPLLDGITSQFGINILGTESG, encoded by the coding sequence ATGTGGGGCATAGTGACATTACAGGGAGACCTGACCATTGCTCAGGTACCTGAATTCATGCAGGACCTGAGGGTTGCTATGAGGGTATGGGATGAGATAGTGCTTGATATAAAAGATGTAAACAGAGTGGATGTCGCAGCCTTACAGATGCTTCTTGCTGCTGTTAAGGAATGCGAGAAAAATGGAAAGAAGCTTACAATACAGAAGACTCCATTACTTGACGGAATAACATCTCAATTCGGAATCAATATATTAGGAACCGAAAGTGGCTAA
- a CDS encoding response regulator — MAKKPGTIFVVEDSQALRNLLSFVLEVAGYRVIPVSDEKELIKRLDLTGADLVITVLSHRRKDGVELIKNIRMNSGYRYIPVIALSSHEGLLARSREAGATDWLMMPFTPLQLVETVQRVLR, encoded by the coding sequence GTGGCTAAAAAACCAGGAACAATTTTTGTGGTGGAAGATTCACAGGCTTTAAGGAATCTTCTATCTTTTGTTTTAGAGGTAGCGGGTTACAGGGTTATACCTGTCTCTGACGAAAAAGAGCTTATAAAGAGGCTTGACCTTACAGGTGCTGATCTGGTGATCACGGTTCTTTCGCATCGAAGAAAGGATGGAGTGGAGTTAATAAAAAATATAAGAATGAATTCCGGTTACCGGTATATTCCTGTTATAGCCCTTTCCTCTCACGAAGGGCTTCTTGCAAGGAGTCGCGAGGCCGGTGCTACAGATTGGCTAATGATGCCCTTTACACCGCTTCAGCTTGTAGAAACAGTACAGCGTGTGCTGAGGTGA